The proteins below are encoded in one region of Delphinus delphis chromosome 4, mDelDel1.2, whole genome shotgun sequence:
- the IL1RAP gene encoding interleukin-1 receptor accessory protein isoform X2, which produces MGLLWCVMSLYFYGILQSDASERCDDWGLDTMRQIQVYEDEPARIKCPLFEHFLKYNYSTAHSAGLTLIWYWTRQDRDLEEPINFRLPENRISKEKDVLWFRPTLLNDTGNYTCMLRNTTYCSKVAFPLEVVQKDSCFNSPMKLPVHRLYLEYGVQKITCPNIDGFFPSSVKPTITWYMGCYKVHNFNNVIPEGMNLSFIIAMVSNNGDYTCVVTYPENGRTFHLTRTQTVKVVGSPNDALPPQFYSPTDLVVYEKEPGEELLIPCKVFFTFLKDSRNEVWWTIDGKKPEDTTIDVAVNESVTLSITEDETRTQLLSIKKVTAEDLKRNYVCHARNAKGEVDKPAKVKQKETSCSSLILKDPSFLY; this is translated from the exons AACGCTGTGATGACTGGGGACTAGATACCATGAGGCAGATCCAAGTGTACGAAGATGAGCCAGCTCGTATCAAGTGCCCACTCTTTGAACACTTCTTGAAATATAACTACAGTACAGCCCATTCAGCAGGCCTTACTCTGATCTGGTATTGGACAAGGCAGGACCGGGACCTTGAGGAGCCGATTAACTTCCGCCTCCCTGAGAACCGCATTAGTAAGGAGAAAGATGTGCTCTGGTTCCGGCCCACACTCCTCAATGACACAGGCAACTATACCTGCATGTTAAG gaacACTACATATTGCAGCAAAGTTGCATTTCCTCTGGAAGTGGTTCAAAAAGATAGCTGCTTCAATTCTCCCATGAAACTTCCTGTGCATAGATTATATTTAGAATATGGTGTTCAGAAGATCACCTGTCCAAACATCGATGGATTTTTTCCTTCTAGTGTCAAGCCAACCATCACTTGGTATATG GGCTGTTATAAAGTACACAACTTTAATAATGTAATACCCGAAGGCATGAACTTGAGTTTTATCATAGCCATGGTTTCAAATAATGGAGATTACACATGTGTTGTTACATATCCAGAAAATGGACGTACCTTCCATCTCACCAGGACTCAGACTGTAAAGGTGGTAG GCTCTCCAAACGATGCATTGCCTCCCCAGTTCTATTCACCCACTGATCTTGTGGTCTACGAGAAAGAACCAG GAGAGGAGCTACTCATCCCCTGTAAAGTCTTTTTTACTTTCCTGAAGGACTCTCGCAATGAGGTTTGGTGGACCATTGATGGAAAAAAGCCAGAGGACACCACTATTGACGTAGCTGTTAATGAAAG TGTAACTCTGAGTATAACAGAAGACGAGACAAGGACTCAGCTTCTGAGCATCAAGAAAGTTACTGCTGAGGATCTCAAGCGCAACTATGTCTGTCATGCCAGAAATGCCAAAGGGGAGGTTGACAAACCAGCCAAGGTGAAACAGAAAG AAACCAGTTGTTCTAGCCTCATATTGAAAGATCCCTCCTTTTTGTATTGA